A genomic region of Sphingobium sp. HWE2-09 contains the following coding sequences:
- the argB gene encoding acetylglutamate kinase produces MRPRMNSKHAPDPALLAKAETLVEALPYMQRYAGKTFVVKYGGHAMGDPEAARDFAEDVVLMKAVGINVVVVHGGGPQIGAMLKKLGVELQFVGGLRVTDAETAKIAEMVLAGSINKEIVAWIAGAGGRAVGISGKDGGLVLCEKVGGRREADPNSGIERNVDLGFVGDPVSVDRRILDTLAQAGIIPVVAPVGMGVGGHTYNVNADTMAGAIAAELQASRFFLLTDVAGVLDKQGQLLTDLDPAAIAILQEDGTISGGMIPKLETCVRAVEGGVDAAVILDGRVPHAMLLEIFTDQGAGTLVHK; encoded by the coding sequence ATGCGCCCGCGCATGAACAGCAAGCACGCCCCCGATCCCGCGCTCCTGGCGAAGGCCGAAACCCTGGTCGAGGCGCTGCCCTATATGCAGCGTTATGCGGGCAAGACGTTCGTCGTGAAATATGGCGGCCATGCGATGGGCGATCCCGAAGCGGCGCGCGATTTTGCCGAGGATGTCGTGTTGATGAAGGCGGTGGGCATCAACGTCGTCGTCGTCCATGGCGGTGGGCCGCAGATCGGTGCGATGCTCAAGAAACTGGGCGTCGAATTGCAGTTTGTCGGCGGGTTGCGCGTGACCGACGCGGAAACCGCCAAGATCGCCGAAATGGTGCTGGCGGGATCGATCAACAAGGAGATCGTCGCCTGGATCGCGGGCGCAGGTGGCCGTGCGGTCGGTATTTCGGGCAAGGATGGCGGGCTGGTCCTGTGTGAGAAGGTCGGCGGGCGGCGCGAGGCGGACCCCAATTCGGGGATCGAGCGCAATGTCGACCTGGGCTTTGTCGGCGATCCGGTGTCGGTCGACCGGCGCATCCTGGATACGCTGGCGCAGGCGGGGATCATTCCGGTCGTGGCGCCTGTGGGCATGGGCGTGGGTGGGCATACCTATAACGTCAATGCCGACACGATGGCGGGCGCGATCGCCGCGGAATTGCAGGCGTCGCGCTTCTTCCTGCTGACCGATGTCGCGGGCGTGCTGGACAAGCAGGGGCAGTTGCTGACCGATCTGGACCCGGCGGCGATCGCGATCCTGCAGGAAGACGGCACGATCAGCGGCGGCATGATCCCGAAGCTGGAAACCTGCGTCCGTGCGGTCGAGGGCGGGGTGGACGCCGCCGTCATCCTGGACGGGCGGGTGCCGCATGCGATGCTGCTGGAAATCTTTACCGATCAGGGCGCCGGTACGCTGGTCCACAAATAA
- a CDS encoding queuosine precursor transporter — MTSSPALISRSLFGFSIFYGGMVCIAGVLGNKQVALGPLAAIGPMVGLGPLAVEAGIFAFLLLVTISSAVAELHGRAVANRLVQIGFLPLIASILISILVLATPAAGDMDPKRAEAFAMMMGGTPRIWLGGIIAYGISQTLNVTLFAALKGREGSRMLWLRAATASILSQIVDTLLFVSIAFYGVFPIGELLLGQMLAKVLLSAILVPPVIYLLVGLGRRLDRN, encoded by the coding sequence ATGACCTCTTCGCCTGCGCTTATCAGCCGTTCGCTCTTCGGATTCTCGATCTTCTATGGCGGGATGGTCTGCATCGCCGGGGTGTTGGGCAACAAGCAGGTCGCGCTGGGGCCGCTGGCGGCGATCGGGCCGATGGTGGGCCTGGGACCGCTGGCGGTCGAGGCGGGCATCTTCGCCTTTCTGCTGCTGGTCACGATTTCCAGCGCGGTGGCGGAATTGCATGGCCGGGCGGTCGCCAACCGGCTGGTGCAGATCGGCTTCCTGCCGCTGATCGCATCGATCCTGATATCCATCCTGGTGCTGGCCACCCCGGCAGCGGGCGACATGGACCCCAAGCGGGCCGAAGCCTTCGCCATGATGATGGGCGGGACGCCGCGCATCTGGCTGGGCGGGATCATCGCCTATGGCATTTCGCAGACGCTGAACGTCACTTTGTTCGCGGCCTTGAAGGGGCGGGAAGGCAGCCGGATGTTGTGGTTGCGGGCGGCGACGGCAAGCATATTGTCGCAGATCGTGGATACGCTGCTGTTCGTGTCGATCGCCTTTTACGGGGTGTTTCCGATCGGCGAACTGCTGCTGGGGCAGATGCTGGCGAAGGTGCTGCTGTCGGCGATTCTGGTGCCGCCGGTCATCTATCTGCTGGTGGGGCTGGGGCGGCGGCTGGATCGCAATTGA
- a CDS encoding Ppx/GppA family phosphatase gives MNSMLSRVRAVAESMTTSPQPAHARTAIIDIGSNSVRLVVYDGPRRIPFTLFNEKVMAGLGASLAKTGAIEPEAMERGLRAIARFAQLCKAMKVSEIRCVATAAVRDATNGPTFIARAKAMGLTVELLTGAQEAIGAAMGVLSGIPDADGIVGDLGGGSLELARIRGGVVEQTISLPLGVLRLPQIRTKGPRMLERMVVRMLDKAGWTPEPDLPFYLVGGSWRALARFDMQLTAFPLPVVHQYEMTAARAEQLTRIVSHVDKARLKQIPAMTGSRVPTLPDAAALLSVVVRQLRSSRLVVSAYGLREGLLYEDLPEDIRAHDPLLVAAEAEGEAQSRFRGHGDRIDKWIAPLFADDDAAARRIRRAACLLADVGWRANPDFRAERGVEIALHSNWVGITAPERAMLAQALHSNFGGGTTGAPGVERLAQSEELRRATLWGLAIRLAQRLSGGVEGPLALSHLVRTDTQIDLHLRDEDADLFGETVERRLRHLAQAMGVKYRLLAG, from the coding sequence ATGAATTCGATGCTCAGCCGAGTGCGGGCGGTCGCCGAAAGCATGACGACATCGCCCCAGCCCGCCCATGCGCGCACGGCGATCATCGACATCGGGTCCAACAGCGTGCGGCTGGTCGTCTATGACGGGCCACGGCGCATCCCCTTCACCCTGTTCAATGAAAAGGTGATGGCGGGGCTGGGCGCATCGCTGGCGAAGACCGGCGCGATCGAGCCGGAGGCGATGGAGCGGGGGCTGCGCGCCATCGCTCGCTTCGCCCAGTTGTGCAAGGCGATGAAGGTGAGCGAGATACGCTGCGTCGCCACGGCGGCGGTGCGCGATGCCACCAACGGGCCGACCTTCATCGCGCGGGCCAAGGCGATGGGGCTGACCGTCGAACTGCTGACCGGCGCGCAGGAGGCGATCGGTGCGGCGATGGGGGTGCTGTCGGGCATACCGGATGCGGACGGGATCGTCGGCGATCTGGGCGGCGGGAGCCTGGAACTGGCGCGGATTCGCGGCGGGGTGGTCGAGCAGACGATATCGTTGCCGCTGGGCGTGCTGCGCCTGCCGCAGATCCGGACCAAGGGGCCGCGGATGCTGGAGCGGATGGTGGTGCGGATGCTGGACAAGGCGGGGTGGACGCCCGAGCCGGACCTGCCCTTCTATCTGGTCGGCGGATCGTGGCGGGCGCTGGCGCGGTTCGACATGCAGCTGACCGCCTTTCCGCTGCCGGTGGTGCATCAATATGAGATGACCGCCGCGCGGGCCGAGCAACTGACCCGGATCGTCAGCCATGTCGACAAGGCGCGGTTGAAGCAGATCCCGGCGATGACCGGATCGCGCGTGCCGACATTGCCCGATGCGGCGGCGCTGCTGTCGGTGGTGGTGCGGCAGTTGCGGTCCAGTCGGCTGGTCGTGTCGGCCTATGGCCTGCGCGAAGGGTTGCTGTACGAGGATCTGCCCGAGGATATTCGCGCGCATGATCCGCTGCTGGTCGCGGCCGAGGCGGAAGGGGAGGCGCAGTCGCGCTTTCGCGGCCATGGCGACCGGATCGACAAGTGGATCGCGCCGCTGTTCGCCGATGACGATGCCGCCGCGCGCCGCATCCGCCGCGCCGCCTGCCTGCTGGCCGATGTCGGCTGGCGCGCCAATCCCGACTTCCGCGCCGAACGGGGTGTGGAGATTGCGCTGCACAGCAATTGGGTGGGGATCACTGCGCCGGAGCGGGCGATGCTGGCGCAGGCGCTGCATAGCAATTTCGGCGGTGGAACGACGGGCGCGCCGGGCGTCGAGCGGCTGGCCCAGTCCGAAGAACTGCGCCGGGCGACATTGTGGGGGCTGGCGATCCGCCTGGCGCAGCGCCTGTCGGGCGGGGTGGAAGGGCCACTGGCCCTGTCGCATCTGGTGCGGACGGACACGCAGATCGACCTGCACCTGCGCGACGAGGACGCCGACCTCTTTGGCGAGACGGTCGAGCGGCGGTTGCGCCATCTGGCGCAGGCGATGGGGGTCAAATATCGGTTGTTGGCGGGGTAG
- a CDS encoding RNA degradosome polyphosphate kinase has translation MAEADPSVSLSPPSDRYFNRELSWLAFNQRVLEEAMNRAHPLLERLRFLSISGANLDEFFSVRVAGLKGQQLQNVDLRSADGLTPMQQLAAITEESARLMRAQQKVWGAVHDELAQVGIEVIGPGSEMDDACGQWLREHFLTQIFPILTPQALDPAHPFPFIPNQGLSIIFDLERLSDKQPIRELVMIPPSLARFVRVPGEPARYMALEAVVRRFSADLFPGYRVRNSGVFRIIRDSDIEIEEEAEDLVRHYRSAIKRRRRGRVIRMEIEERIPEPVEDMLQDMLQGHDAVVVEVEGFIGIGDLSGIVDTDRPDLKFEPYVPRFPERIAEYAGDCFAAIRAKDIVVHHPYEAFDVVVSFLKQAASDPDVVAIKQTLYRAGKQSAIIRALIDAAEAGKSVTAVVELKARFDEEQNLMWADALERAGVQVVYGFIDWKTHAKISMVIRREGEQFRSYCHFGTGNYHPITARIYTDLSFFTADPAYSRDAAALFNYITGYVEPERLEKLVMSPRDLRNRLCQLIDTEIDHARAGRPGTIWAKMNSLVDPAIIEKLYAASNAGVQIDLIIRGICCLRPGVPGMSENIRVKSVVGRFLEHSRIAVFGNGNALPNNGAKVFISSADWMQRNFDRRVEFMAPIENPTVHDQILDQVMVANLIDTEQSWSLDSDGHYTRLEPGDKPFNLHRYFMTNPSLSGRGAAFDNEAVPTLRLRGRA, from the coding sequence GTGGCCGAAGCCGATCCATCCGTCAGCCTGTCGCCGCCCAGCGACCGTTATTTCAACCGTGAGCTGTCCTGGCTGGCGTTCAACCAGCGGGTATTGGAAGAAGCGATGAACCGCGCCCATCCGCTGTTGGAGCGGTTGCGGTTCCTGTCAATATCGGGCGCGAACCTGGATGAGTTTTTCTCCGTCCGCGTCGCCGGGCTGAAGGGGCAGCAGTTGCAGAATGTCGATCTGCGCTCCGCCGACGGGCTGACCCCGATGCAGCAGCTGGCCGCGATCACCGAAGAAAGCGCGCGGTTGATGCGCGCCCAGCAGAAGGTCTGGGGCGCGGTGCATGACGAACTGGCGCAGGTCGGGATCGAGGTCATCGGGCCGGGCAGCGAAATGGACGACGCGTGCGGCCAGTGGCTGCGCGAGCATTTCCTGACGCAGATATTTCCGATCCTCACCCCACAGGCGCTGGACCCGGCGCATCCCTTTCCCTTCATTCCCAATCAGGGGCTGTCGATCATCTTCGATCTGGAGCGATTGTCGGACAAGCAGCCGATTCGCGAGCTGGTGATGATCCCGCCCTCGCTTGCTCGGTTCGTGCGGGTGCCGGGCGAACCGGCGCGCTATATGGCGCTGGAGGCGGTGGTGCGGCGCTTTTCGGCCGATCTGTTTCCTGGATACCGCGTCCGCAACAGCGGCGTGTTCCGCATCATCCGCGACAGCGATATCGAGATTGAGGAAGAGGCCGAGGATCTGGTCCGCCATTATCGCAGCGCGATCAAGCGGCGGCGGCGCGGCCGGGTGATCCGCATGGAGATAGAGGAGCGCATTCCCGAGCCGGTCGAGGATATGTTGCAGGACATGCTCCAGGGCCATGACGCGGTGGTGGTGGAGGTGGAAGGCTTTATCGGCATCGGTGACCTGAGCGGTATCGTCGATACCGACCGGCCCGACCTGAAGTTCGAGCCCTATGTGCCGCGTTTCCCCGAGCGGATCGCCGAATATGCGGGCGACTGTTTCGCGGCGATCCGGGCGAAGGACATCGTCGTCCATCACCCCTATGAGGCGTTCGACGTCGTCGTATCTTTCCTGAAGCAAGCGGCGTCCGATCCGGATGTGGTGGCGATCAAGCAGACGCTGTATCGCGCGGGCAAGCAGTCGGCGATCATCCGCGCGCTGATCGATGCCGCCGAGGCGGGCAAGTCCGTGACCGCGGTGGTCGAGTTGAAGGCGCGGTTCGACGAAGAACAGAACCTGATGTGGGCCGACGCGCTGGAGCGGGCGGGCGTGCAGGTGGTCTATGGCTTCATCGACTGGAAGACCCATGCCAAGATTTCGATGGTGATCCGGCGGGAAGGCGAGCAGTTCCGCAGTTACTGCCATTTCGGGACCGGCAATTATCACCCGATCACGGCGCGCATCTATACCGACCTCAGCTTCTTCACCGCCGATCCGGCCTATAGCCGGGACGCCGCCGCGCTGTTCAACTACATCACCGGCTATGTCGAGCCGGAGCGGCTGGAAAAGCTGGTCATGTCGCCGCGCGATCTGCGCAACAGGCTGTGCCAGCTGATCGATACCGAAATCGACCATGCCCGCGCCGGGCGGCCCGGCACGATCTGGGCCAAGATGAACAGCCTAGTCGACCCGGCGATCATCGAGAAACTCTATGCGGCCAGCAATGCGGGCGTGCAGATCGACCTCATCATCCGGGGCATATGCTGTTTGCGGCCCGGCGTTCCGGGCATGTCGGAGAATATCCGGGTGAAATCGGTCGTCGGCCGCTTCCTGGAGCATAGCCGCATCGCCGTGTTCGGCAACGGCAATGCGCTGCCCAATAATGGCGCGAAGGTCTTCATCAGTTCGGCCGACTGGATGCAGCGCAATTTCGACCGGCGGGTCGAGTTCATGGCGCCGATCGAAAATCCGACGGTGCACGACCAGATTTTGGACCAGGTGATGGTCGCCAACCTGATCGACACCGAACAAAGCTGGTCGCTGGACAGCGATGGTCATTACACCCGGCTGGAGCCGGGCGACAAACCGTTCAACCTGCACCGCTATTTCATGACCAACCCGTCGCTGTCCGGTCGTGGCGCGGCGTTCGACAATGAAGCGGTGCCGACGCTGCGCCTGCGCGGGCGGGCTTGA
- a CDS encoding chromosomal replication initiator DnaA has translation MSQISLPFEWHGGAGDGDFLVSDANRLAVAHLERWRDWPLSVSVLTGPPRSGRSTLARHFAQMSGGAIIDEAEGDDEHRLFHAWNAAQTEQRPLLMVGRTPPASWTVALPDLRSRLAAAPHVAIAEPDEALARALIERAFDRAGAGYAADLPDWLLRRVERSYGAIDTVTQLLDRISLSSGRKISVAMAKEALQSAGFLPIVPPDPPPLQRE, from the coding sequence ATGAGCCAGATCAGCCTGCCTTTCGAATGGCATGGTGGCGCGGGTGATGGCGATTTCCTGGTCAGCGACGCCAACCGGCTGGCGGTCGCGCATCTGGAGCGCTGGCGCGACTGGCCGCTGTCGGTGAGCGTGCTGACCGGCCCGCCGCGATCGGGCCGATCCACGCTGGCGCGCCATTTCGCCCAGATGAGCGGTGGCGCGATCATCGATGAGGCGGAAGGGGACGACGAGCATCGCCTGTTCCACGCCTGGAACGCGGCGCAGACGGAGCAGCGGCCATTGCTGATGGTGGGGCGGACGCCGCCTGCCAGCTGGACGGTGGCGTTGCCGGACCTGCGATCGCGCCTGGCCGCGGCGCCGCATGTCGCGATCGCCGAGCCGGACGAGGCGCTGGCCCGCGCGCTGATCGAGCGGGCGTTCGACCGGGCCGGGGCGGGCTATGCCGCCGACCTCCCCGACTGGCTGCTGCGCCGGGTCGAGCGCAGCTATGGCGCGATCGATACGGTCACGCAGTTGCTCGATCGCATATCCTTGTCATCTGGACGCAAGATTTCTGTCGCAATGGCGAAAGAGGCTCTGCAATCCGCAGGCTTTCTGCCTATAGTCCCGCCCGATCCCCCTCCTCTGCAACGCGAGTAA
- a CDS encoding heavy-metal-associated domain-containing protein: protein MSLSQTISRPAALLRLLSRPVQIAIAIALGLAAAALFAQMEGERGVPPIASGGDFEVRGVKVDVFAKDADSARYAGWRMAQRQAWRMLWTRTHGGGGAPALSDSQLEAMISGIEIEYEQAGPTRYVATLGILFDRARTGALLGVSGNVMRSPPLLVIPVLWDGGSAVSYERTNEWQKAWARYRTGDSAIDYVRVAGSIADPILLNAGQTGRRGRLWWRVLLDQYGAADVVIPIARLDRAYPGGPVTGTFTARYGPDNSLIGSVTLRASNDSGLAKMMDEGARRIDELYIRALNDGRLRPDPSLIIEEPVDPATLEIENAVEAPVEAVELPTVATSGASFSIQFDTPDVGSIGAGESTVRSIPGVRLANTSSLALGGTSVMQVTFDGTVDMLRAGLQARGYSVAVSGNTLRITRRQASPPPQ, encoded by the coding sequence GTGAGCCTGAGCCAGACCATTTCCCGCCCCGCAGCCCTGTTGCGCCTGCTCTCGCGGCCGGTCCAGATTGCGATCGCCATCGCGCTGGGCCTGGCCGCCGCTGCCCTGTTCGCGCAGATGGAGGGGGAGCGCGGGGTGCCGCCGATCGCCAGTGGCGGCGATTTCGAGGTGCGCGGGGTCAAGGTCGATGTGTTCGCCAAGGATGCCGACAGCGCCCGCTATGCCGGGTGGCGCATGGCGCAGCGGCAGGCGTGGCGGATGTTGTGGACGCGGACCCATGGCGGCGGCGGCGCACCGGCGCTGTCCGATTCGCAGCTGGAAGCAATGATTTCGGGCATCGAAATCGAATATGAACAGGCCGGGCCGACGCGCTATGTCGCTACGTTGGGGATTTTGTTCGACCGGGCGCGGACGGGCGCGCTGCTGGGCGTGTCGGGCAATGTCATGCGATCGCCGCCCTTGCTGGTGATCCCGGTGCTGTGGGACGGCGGATCGGCCGTGTCCTATGAGCGGACCAATGAATGGCAGAAGGCCTGGGCGCGATATCGCACCGGCGACAGCGCGATCGACTATGTCCGCGTCGCTGGCTCCATCGCCGATCCGATCCTGCTGAACGCCGGGCAGACCGGGCGGCGCGGGCGGTTGTGGTGGCGGGTGCTGCTGGACCAATATGGCGCGGCCGATGTCGTCATCCCGATCGCGCGGCTGGACCGCGCCTATCCCGGCGGGCCGGTCACCGGCACCTTCACCGCCCGCTATGGTCCCGACAACAGCCTGATCGGCAGCGTGACGTTGCGCGCGTCGAACGATAGCGGCCTCGCCAAGATGATGGACGAAGGCGCGCGACGGATCGATGAACTCTATATCCGTGCACTCAATGACGGACGCTTGCGGCCCGACCCCTCGCTGATCATCGAGGAGCCGGTCGATCCCGCCACGCTGGAGATCGAAAATGCGGTCGAGGCACCGGTCGAGGCAGTGGAGTTGCCGACGGTCGCCACCAGCGGGGCGAGTTTCTCCATCCAGTTCGATACGCCCGACGTGGGATCGATCGGCGCGGGCGAATCGACGGTGCGCTCGATCCCCGGCGTGCGGCTGGCCAATACCAGCAGCCTGGCGTTGGGCGGCACGTCGGTGATGCAGGTCACGTTCGACGGCACGGTCGATATGCTGCGCGCGGGATTGCAAGCGCGCGGCTATAGCGTTGCGGTGTCGGGCAATACGCTGCGGATCACGCGGCGGCAGGCGTCGCCCCCGCCGCAATGA
- the purM gene encoding phosphoribosylformylglycinamidine cyclo-ligase, whose protein sequence is MSDNESYSYAKAGVDIAAGNALVRAIAPLAKATRRPGADAELGGFGGFFDLKAAGYDDPLLVAANDGVGTKLKLAIDHDRHDGVGIDLVAMCANDLIVQGAEPLFFLDYYATGKLESGVAERVIAGIAEGCRQAGCALIGGETAEMPGMYADGDYDLAGFCVGAVERAKALTGNRVKPGDVLLGLASSGVHSNGYSLVRRLAADKGWRLDRPAIFDQDVLLIDALMAPTRIYVKSLLPLVRAGMINALAHITGGGLLENIPRVLPEGAHATVDADAWEQPRLMAFLQAQGHIEPAEMARTFNCGVGMVLAVDEAHVAAVTKSLEDAGETVFRIGAIGEGDKGCTVKGSTETWSAKADWSATHLG, encoded by the coding sequence ATGAGCGACAACGAATCCTACAGCTACGCCAAGGCCGGCGTCGATATCGCCGCGGGCAACGCCCTCGTCCGTGCCATCGCCCCCCTGGCCAAGGCCACCCGCCGCCCCGGCGCCGACGCCGAACTGGGCGGCTTCGGCGGCTTCTTCGACCTGAAGGCGGCGGGCTATGACGACCCGTTGCTGGTCGCCGCCAATGACGGCGTGGGCACAAAACTCAAACTGGCGATCGACCATGACCGCCATGACGGCGTGGGCATCGACCTGGTCGCCATGTGCGCCAACGACCTGATCGTCCAAGGCGCCGAACCCCTCTTCTTCCTCGACTATTACGCCACCGGCAAGCTGGAGAGCGGCGTTGCCGAACGCGTCATCGCGGGCATTGCGGAAGGTTGCCGTCAGGCGGGCTGCGCGCTGATCGGCGGCGAAACCGCCGAAATGCCCGGCATGTATGCCGATGGCGACTATGACCTGGCGGGCTTCTGCGTCGGCGCGGTGGAACGGGCCAAGGCGCTGACCGGCAACCGGGTCAAGCCTGGCGACGTCCTGCTCGGACTCGCTTCCTCCGGCGTCCACTCCAACGGCTATTCGCTAGTCCGCCGCCTGGCCGCGGACAAGGGCTGGCGGCTCGACCGCCCGGCGATCTTCGATCAGGACGTGCTGCTGATCGACGCGCTGATGGCCCCGACCCGCATCTATGTGAAAAGCCTGCTGCCCCTCGTCCGCGCGGGCATGATCAATGCGCTCGCCCATATCACCGGCGGCGGCCTGCTGGAAAACATCCCCCGCGTCCTGCCCGAAGGCGCCCATGCCACGGTCGACGCCGACGCCTGGGAACAGCCACGCCTGATGGCCTTCCTCCAGGCGCAGGGCCATATCGAACCGGCCGAAATGGCGCGCACCTTCAACTGCGGCGTCGGCATGGTGCTGGCCGTGGACGAAGCCCATGTCGCCGCCGTGACGAAATCGCTCGAAGATGCAGGCGAAACCGTCTTCCGCATCGGCGCGATCGGTGAAGGCGACAAGGGCTGCACCGTCAAGGGCAGCACCGAAACCTGGAGCGCCAAGGCCGACTGGTCCGCCACGCATCTGGGCTGA
- the purN gene encoding phosphoribosylglycinamide formyltransferase translates to MQKAKVGVLISGRGSNMAALLYAAKAESCPYEIVLVAANDPQAPGLALAAAEGIPTFGQSHKGHKRAAFDAIIDAQLRAAGAHYVALAGYMRLLSPEFVSGWENRMLNIHPSLLPKYKGLDTHQRAIDAGDSHAGCSVHIVTAELDDGPVLGQTPVAILPDDTQDSLAARILIAEHQLYSRTLADFVTRERQPDWLLNKVREAALALPQADEIVSHGMACFGIVKGKKFAYVSRDHHGDGITALLVKTSAPEEQATLIEADPERYYRPAYFGADWVAIRLDLGDTDWDHITDRLRASWRQIAPKKLLGLMDIAEDF, encoded by the coding sequence ATGCAAAAGGCAAAAGTCGGCGTCCTGATTTCCGGCCGTGGCTCCAACATGGCGGCCCTGCTTTACGCGGCCAAGGCGGAAAGCTGCCCCTATGAGATCGTGCTGGTCGCCGCCAACGATCCGCAAGCCCCCGGCCTGGCCCTCGCCGCTGCCGAAGGCATCCCCACCTTCGGCCAAAGCCACAAAGGCCATAAGCGCGCCGCGTTCGACGCGATCATCGACGCGCAACTCCGCGCGGCGGGCGCACATTATGTCGCACTGGCCGGCTATATGCGCTTGCTCTCGCCCGAATTCGTCTCCGGCTGGGAAAACCGGATGCTTAACATCCACCCCAGCCTGCTGCCCAAATATAAGGGGCTGGACACCCATCAGCGCGCGATCGACGCGGGCGACAGCCATGCGGGCTGCTCGGTCCATATCGTGACGGCCGAACTGGACGACGGCCCGGTGCTGGGCCAGACCCCGGTCGCGATCCTGCCCGACGACACGCAAGACAGCCTCGCCGCCCGCATCCTCATCGCCGAACATCAACTCTATTCCCGCACCCTCGCCGATTTCGTCACGCGCGAGCGTCAACCCGACTGGCTGCTGAACAAAGTGCGCGAAGCCGCCCTCGCCTTGCCGCAAGCGGACGAGATCGTCTCGCACGGCATGGCCTGCTTCGGCATCGTGAAGGGCAAGAAATTCGCCTATGTCTCGCGCGATCATCATGGCGACGGCATCACCGCCCTGCTGGTCAAGACCAGCGCGCCCGAAGAACAGGCGACCCTGATAGAGGCCGACCCCGAACGCTATTACCGCCCCGCCTATTTCGGCGCCGACTGGGTCGCCATCCGCCTGGACCTGGGCGACACCGACTGGGATCATATCACCGACCGCCTGCGCGCCAGCTGGCGCCAGATCGCGCCCAAAAAGCTGCTCGGCCTGATGGATATCGCGGAAGACTTTTAG
- a CDS encoding LysR family transcriptional regulator gives MDQHPTSHPPAPATRPARSHWTPTKQRLFLAALLEYGSVGRAARAAGMSRSSAHRLRARLPGTEFDRIWANALALHAARLADPFAPPAPHRPAPRQTR, from the coding sequence ATGGACCAGCACCCCACTTCCCATCCGCCCGCCCCCGCAACCCGCCCCGCGCGCAGCCACTGGACGCCGACGAAGCAGCGGCTCTTCCTTGCCGCGTTGCTTGAATATGGCAGCGTCGGCCGCGCCGCGCGGGCGGCGGGCATGTCCCGCTCCAGCGCGCATCGGCTTCGCGCCCGCCTGCCCGGCACCGAATTTGATCGCATCTGGGCCAATGCGCTGGCGCTGCACGCCGCGCGGCTGGCCGATCCCTTCGCGCCGCCAGCCCCCCATCGCCCCGCGCCCCGTCAAACCCGATGA
- a CDS encoding ABC transporter ATP-binding protein: MTDSSAPAAIEIRNLTKVYKGGKRALDGINLSIPRGQIYGLLGPNGAGKSTTINILAGMVNKTDGDVRIWGFDIDANPRNAKNSIGIVPQEIVFDPFFTPFETLENQAGFYGVPKERRRSMELLRAVHLEDKAHAYARTLSGGMKRRLLVAKAMVHSPPILVLDEPTAGVDVQLRQQLWAYVRELNAMGVTIVLTTHYLEEAEELCDRIGIINHGKVITDKPTRELLAMAQEKVVQVTVDRDVTTIPDAPCFEKVELSDDRTLTITYLKDRANAGQVLSAVQASGLAIVDVVTRDPDLEDVFLNLTAAA; this comes from the coding sequence ATGACCGACAGCTCCGCTCCCGCCGCGATCGAGATCCGCAACCTCACCAAAGTCTATAAGGGCGGCAAACGCGCGCTCGACGGGATCAACCTCTCCATCCCGCGCGGCCAGATCTACGGCCTGCTCGGCCCCAATGGCGCAGGCAAGTCCACCACGATCAACATCCTGGCGGGCATGGTCAACAAGACCGACGGCGACGTCCGCATCTGGGGCTTCGACATCGACGCGAACCCGCGCAATGCGAAAAACTCGATCGGCATCGTGCCCCAGGAAATCGTGTTCGACCCCTTCTTCACCCCGTTCGAAACGCTGGAAAACCAGGCGGGCTTCTACGGCGTGCCTAAGGAACGCCGCCGGTCGATGGAATTGCTGCGCGCCGTCCATCTGGAGGACAAGGCGCACGCCTATGCCCGCACGCTGTCCGGCGGAATGAAGCGCCGCCTGCTGGTGGCCAAGGCGATGGTCCACAGCCCGCCGATCCTGGTGCTGGACGAACCGACCGCGGGCGTCGACGTGCAATTGCGCCAGCAGCTCTGGGCCTATGTCCGCGAACTCAACGCCATGGGCGTCACCATCGTGCTGACCACCCATTATCTGGAAGAAGCCGAAGAATTGTGCGACCGCATCGGCATCATCAACCATGGCAAGGTGATCACCGACAAGCCGACCCGCGAACTGCTGGCGATGGCGCAGGAAAAAGTGGTGCAGGTGACGGTGGACCGCGACGTAACCACGATCCCCGACGCGCCTTGCTTTGAAAAGGTCGAACTGTCGGACGACCGCACACTCACCATCACCTATCTGAAAGACCGCGCCAACGCAGGCCAGGTGCTCAGCGCCGTCCAGGCCAGCGGCCTCGCCATCGTCGATGTGGTAACCCGCGACCCGGACCTGGAGGATGTGTTCCTCAACCTGACGGCAGCGGCTTAG